A DNA window from Streptococcus parapneumoniae contains the following coding sequences:
- a CDS encoding PTS sugar transporter subunit IIA, translating to MAKSLILVSHGRFCEELKGSTEMIMGPQDNIHTVALLPEDGPEDFTAKFEAAIEGLDDFLVFADLLGGTPCNVVSRLIMEGRDIELYAGMNLPMVIEFINASLTGADADYKNRAAESIVKVNDLLAGFDDDEDE from the coding sequence ATGGCGAAATCATTGATTTTGGTGAGCCATGGTCGCTTCTGTGAAGAGCTTAAAGGTAGTACGGAAATGATTATGGGCCCACAAGACAACATTCATACAGTAGCTCTTCTTCCAGAAGATGGGCCAGAAGACTTTACTGCAAAATTCGAAGCTGCTATTGAAGGATTGGATGATTTCCTAGTCTTTGCGGATCTTCTCGGTGGGACACCTTGTAACGTGGTAAGCCGTTTGATTATGGAAGGTCGTGACATCGAACTTTACGCAGGGATGAATCTTCCAATGGTGATTGAATTTATCAATGCGAGCCTTACAGGCGCAGATGCGGACTATAAGAACCGTGCTGCAGAAAGCATTGTGAAAGTTAATGACCTGTTAGCGGGCTTCGATGATGACGAAGATGAATAA
- a CDS encoding PTS system mannose/fructose/sorbose family transporter subunit IID produces the protein MTNSNYKLTKEDFNQINKRSLFTFQLGWNYERMQASGYLYMILPQLRKMYGDGTPELKEMMKVHTQFFNTSPFFHTIIAGFDLAMEEKDGVGSKDAVNGIKTGLMGPFAPLGDTIFGSLVPAIMGSVAATMAIAGQPWGIFLWIAVAVAYDIFRWKQLEFAYKEGVNLINNMQSTLTALIDAASVLGVFMMGALVATVINFEISYKLPIGEKMIDFQDILNQIFPRLLPAIFTAFIFWLLGKKGMNSTKAIGIIIVLALVLSALGHFALGM, from the coding sequence ATGACGAATTCTAATTACAAACTAACAAAAGAAGATTTTAATCAAATCAACAAACGTAGCTTGTTTACTTTCCAATTAGGTTGGAACTACGAACGTATGCAAGCTTCTGGTTACCTTTACATGATCTTGCCTCAATTGCGTAAAATGTATGGTGATGGAACTCCTGAATTGAAAGAAATGATGAAAGTTCATACTCAATTCTTCAATACTTCACCATTCTTCCATACCATTATCGCTGGTTTTGACCTTGCCATGGAAGAAAAAGATGGTGTAGGTTCAAAAGACGCCGTTAACGGTATCAAGACAGGTTTGATGGGACCATTCGCTCCTCTTGGGGATACAATCTTTGGTTCACTTGTACCTGCTATCATGGGGTCAGTCGCAGCAACTATGGCTATCGCTGGTCAACCTTGGGGTATCTTCCTTTGGATTGCAGTTGCAGTAGCGTATGACATCTTCCGTTGGAAACAGTTGGAATTTGCCTACAAAGAAGGGGTTAACCTTATCAACAACATGCAAAGTACTTTGACAGCTTTGATTGACGCTGCATCTGTACTTGGTGTCTTCATGATGGGTGCTCTTGTAGCAACAGTGATTAACTTTGAAATTTCTTACAAGTTGCCAATCGGTGAAAAGATGATTGATTTCCAAGACATCTTGAACCAAATCTTCCCACGTTTGCTTCCAGCAATCTTTACTGCCTTTATCTTCTGGTTGCTTGGTAAGAAAGGTATGAACTCTACTAAAGCTATCGGTATTATTATCGTACTTGCTTTGGTTCTTTCTGCCCTTGGTCACTTTGCACTTGGAATGTAA
- a CDS encoding SIS domain-containing protein: MLHYTKEDLIELGAEITTREIYQQPDVWKEAFESYQAKGEEIAAFLQGIADKHDYIKVILTGAGTSAYVGDTLVPYFKEVYDERKWNFNAIATTDIVANPETYLKKDVATVLVSFARSGNSPESVATVDLAKALVDELYQVTITCATDGKLALQAHGDDRNLLLLQPAASNDAGFAMTSSFTSMMLTALLVFDPTEFAVKAERFEVVSSLARKILDNPEDVKELVDLDFNRVIYLGAGPFFGLAHEAQLKILELTAGQVATMYESPVGFRHGPKSLINEDTVVLVFGTTTDYTRKYDLDLVREVAGDQIARRVVLLSDQAFGLENVKEVALGCGGVLNDIYRVFPYIVYAQLFALLTSLKVENKPDTPSPTGTVNRVVQGVIIHEYQK; encoded by the coding sequence ATGCTACATTATACAAAAGAAGACTTGATCGAATTGGGTGCAGAAATCACTACACGTGAAATCTACCAACAGCCTGACGTATGGAAAGAAGCTTTTGAATCTTATCAAGCAAAAGGTGAAGAAATTGCAGCCTTCCTACAAGGGATTGCTGATAAACATGACTATATCAAGGTTATTTTGACAGGTGCTGGGACTTCTGCTTATGTGGGAGATACCTTGGTGCCTTACTTTAAGGAAGTCTATGACGAACGCAAATGGAATTTCAATGCTATTGCGACCACAGATATTGTTGCCAATCCAGAAACTTATTTGAAAAAAGATGTGGCAACTGTCCTAGTATCTTTTGCTCGCAGCGGAAATTCACCTGAAAGTGTGGCGACTGTTGATTTGGCCAAGGCCTTGGTGGATGAGCTTTACCAAGTGACGATTACGTGTGCAACGGACGGTAAATTGGCTCTTCAAGCCCACGGTGATGACCGTAATCTCTTGCTCTTGCAACCAGCTGCTTCTAATGACGCTGGATTTGCTATGACCTCTAGCTTTACGTCTATGATGTTGACAGCTCTCTTGGTCTTTGATCCTACAGAATTTGCTGTGAAAGCTGAACGTTTTGAAGTTGTATCTAGTCTTGCCCGTAAAATCCTAGACAATCCAGAAGATGTCAAAGAACTTGTTGACCTAGACTTTAACCGTGTCATCTACCTTGGTGCAGGTCCTTTCTTTGGACTTGCTCATGAAGCTCAGCTCAAGATTTTGGAATTGACAGCTGGCCAAGTGGCGACCATGTATGAAAGTCCAGTTGGCTTCCGTCACGGTCCAAAATCTCTGATCAACGAAGATACAGTTGTCTTGGTCTTTGGGACAACGACAGACTACACTCGTAAGTACGACTTGGACTTGGTTCGTGAGGTTGCTGGTGACCAGATTGCTCGTCGTGTTGTGCTTTTGAGTGATCAAGCCTTTGGTCTTGAAAATGTCAAAGAAGTGGCCCTTGGTTGTGGCGGTGTCTTGAATGATATTTACCGTGTCTTCCCTTACATCGTTTATGCTCAACTCTTTGCCCTATTGACTTCACTTAAGGTCGAAAATAAACCAGATACACCGTCTCCTACTGGTACAGTAAACCGTGTGGTACAAGGTGTTATCATCCACGAATATCAAAAGTAA